One genomic region from Phragmites australis chromosome 1, lpPhrAust1.1, whole genome shotgun sequence encodes:
- the LOC133890658 gene encoding ethylene-responsive transcription factor ERF008-like: MMRGPGVGQAGERRGYKGVRRRRWGKWVSEIRVRGTRERLWLGSYATPEAAAVAYDTAVYFLRGGGGDVAALNFPERAAAAYGGGAGAGRLSPRSVQRVASDAGMAADAQAQLVAAWDSAPAPVARHADRTGSGSARGGSTRPHGDTDAYARMGHANTSRNSASASREHLVSGEISVDDVEIHFDVTN, translated from the coding sequence ATGATGCGCGGGCCGGGAGTTGGCCAGGCAGGGGAGCGGCGCGGGTACAAGGGCGTGCGGCGCCGGCGGTGGGGGAAGTGGGTGTCGGAGATCCGGGTGCGCGGCACGCGGGAGCGGCTGTGGCTCGGCTCCTACGCCACGCCCGAGGCGGCCGCCGTCGCGTACGACACGGCCGTCTACTTCCTCCGCGGCGGAGGTGGCGACGTCGCGGCGCTCAACTTTCCCGAGCGCGCGGCAGCCGCGTACGGTGGCGGCGCCGGGGCGGGCCGGCTGTCGCCGCGGTCCGTGCAGCGCGTTGCGTCCGATGCCGGCATGGCCGCTGACGCGCAGGCGCAGCTCGTGGCGGCGTGGGACAGCGCGCCCGCGCCCGTGGCGAGGCACGCGGATCGCACTGGCAGTGGCAGCGCGCGAGGTGGAAGCACGCGGCCGCACGGGGATACCGACGCGTATGCACGTATGGGCCATGCGAATACTAGTAGAAACAGTGCAAGTGCTAGTAGGGAGCATCTCGTTTCTGGGGAGATTAGCGTGGATGACGTAGAGATCCATTTTGATGTAACTAATTAA